The proteins below come from a single Oryzomicrobium terrae genomic window:
- a CDS encoding Lrp/AsnC family transcriptional regulator, which yields MTLASTDARLDDYDRKILRELRRDGRISNQKLAERIGLSPTPCWNRVRALEKAGVITDYVAILDQRALGLPDTVIIEVTLDHHDDNMLERFGQALAALPEVMEAFLVTGEYDYLIKVAVAGTEGYERFLRTKLYKLPGIRHSRSTFALRCMKRVHSVEP from the coding sequence ATGACCCTAGCCTCGACAGATGCCCGCCTGGACGATTACGACCGCAAGATCCTGCGCGAACTGCGTCGCGACGGGCGCATCAGCAACCAGAAGCTGGCCGAGCGCATCGGCCTCTCCCCCACCCCCTGCTGGAACCGGGTACGCGCCCTGGAAAAGGCCGGGGTGATCACCGACTACGTGGCCATCCTCGACCAGCGCGCCCTGGGCCTGCCGGACACGGTGATCATCGAGGTCACCCTGGACCACCACGACGACAACATGCTGGAGCGCTTCGGCCAGGCCCTCGCCGCCCTGCCGGAAGTGATGGAGGCGTTTCTCGTCACCGGCGAGTACGACTACCTGATCAAGGTGGCGGTAGCCGGGACCGAAGGCTATGAGCGTTTCCTGCGCACCAAGCTGTACAAACTGCCGGGCATCCGCCACAGCCGCTCGACCTTCGCCCTGCGCTGCATGAAGCGGGTTCATTCGGTCGAGCCGTAA
- a CDS encoding DMT family transporter, with amino-acid sequence MLAASSPALHVAPPASAPLSRAALPLLLLTAPALFAANMVAARWAQQADIPPLFLAWGRWTLAFLLLLPWVARRLWAERPRLRPALPRLLLLSALGMGMAVAPQYIGARTTSATNIALIFAASPILVVLLDTLLWRVPLRPRSVAGLAMALAGVVVILTRGEAHALVQLTFGRGDLWVMGAAAGWALYTLLSRRCPLPAMPCDVRLAALMLGGIVALTPFAAGEALAGARPDFSAPALYGALAFLALVPSLGAYFLYDRLIAVAGAAGASTSMYLVPVYAALLAWPLLGETLHSFHLAGLALILPGVALARQSEGGVPLFGFILLPRERPRVVT; translated from the coding sequence ATGCTTGCCGCTTCCTCTCCCGCCCTCCACGTCGCCCCGCCTGCCAGTGCGCCGCTCTCCCGGGCCGCTTTACCCCTGCTACTCCTCACTGCACCGGCCCTGTTTGCCGCCAACATGGTGGCGGCGCGCTGGGCCCAGCAGGCGGATATTCCGCCCCTGTTCCTGGCCTGGGGGCGCTGGACCCTGGCGTTCCTGCTGCTCTTGCCCTGGGTGGCGCGTCGACTGTGGGCCGAGCGTCCACGGCTGCGGCCGGCCCTGCCGCGGCTGCTCCTGCTCAGCGCCCTGGGCATGGGGATGGCGGTGGCGCCGCAGTACATCGGCGCCCGTACCACCAGCGCCACCAATATCGCCCTGATTTTTGCCGCCTCACCGATTCTGGTGGTGCTGCTCGACACCCTGCTGTGGCGCGTGCCGCTGCGCCCCCGTAGCGTCGCCGGTCTGGCGATGGCTCTGGCCGGCGTAGTGGTGATCCTGACCCGGGGCGAGGCCCATGCCCTGGTGCAGCTGACCTTTGGCCGGGGTGATCTGTGGGTGATGGGGGCGGCGGCGGGCTGGGCGTTGTACACCCTGCTGTCCCGGCGCTGCCCCTTGCCTGCCATGCCCTGCGACGTTCGTCTGGCCGCCCTGATGCTGGGCGGCATCGTGGCTCTCACGCCGTTTGCCGCCGGTGAAGCACTGGCCGGGGCCCGCCCGGACTTCAGTGCTCCGGCGCTGTATGGCGCCCTGGCCTTTCTGGCCCTGGTACCCAGCCTGGGGGCCTATTTCCTCTATGACCGCCTGATTGCCGTGGCCGGCGCCGCCGGCGCCAGCACCTCCATGTACCTGGTGCCAGTCTATGCGGCCCTGCTGGCCTGGCCCTTGTTGGGGGAAACGCTCCACAGCTTCCACCTGGCCGGGCTGGCCCTGATCCTGCCCGGGGTGGCCCTGGCGCGACAAAGCGAAGGGGGCGTGCCGCTGTTCGGTTTTATCCTGCTGCCCCGGGAGCGGCCGCGTGTAGTGACGTGA
- the miaA gene encoding tRNA (adenosine(37)-N6)-dimethylallyltransferase MiaA has protein sequence MAPHTATPANGPEALPPAILLMGPTASGKTGLALHLAERLPVELISVDSALVFRDMDIGTAKPDAETLARFPHALVDVISPEEAYSAARFRSDALAEMAAITARGKVPLLVGGTMLYYKALLEGLSDLPQADPALRAAIDAEAAAHGWPALHAELARFDPTTAARLAPNDSQRLQRAIEILRLTGRPMSALLAEQTAAPPPYRFLSLALLPSDRGVLHQRIAERFAQMLDAGLVGEVEGLRTRYALHPDLPSMRCVGYRQTWDMLDGRIPPGELCDRGIFATRQLAKRQITWLTNTLANEALDCLRPDLAAAGEARVRAVIGA, from the coding sequence ATGGCGCCGCACACCGCCACTCCGGCAAACGGGCCGGAGGCCCTGCCGCCCGCCATCCTGCTGATGGGCCCCACCGCCAGCGGCAAGACCGGCCTGGCCCTGCACCTGGCCGAGCGTCTGCCGGTGGAACTGATCAGCGTCGATTCGGCCCTGGTTTTCCGCGACATGGACATCGGCACGGCCAAGCCGGACGCCGAAACCCTGGCCCGCTTCCCCCATGCCCTGGTGGACGTGATCAGCCCGGAGGAGGCCTACTCCGCCGCCCGCTTCCGCAGCGACGCCCTGGCCGAGATGGCCGCCATCACCGCCCGGGGCAAGGTGCCCCTGCTGGTGGGGGGCACCATGCTCTACTACAAGGCCCTGCTCGAAGGGCTGTCGGATTTGCCCCAGGCCGACCCGGCCCTGCGTGCCGCCATCGATGCCGAGGCCGCCGCCCACGGTTGGCCGGCGCTGCACGCCGAGCTGGCCCGCTTCGACCCGACCACGGCGGCCCGGTTGGCCCCCAACGACTCCCAGCGCTTGCAGCGAGCCATCGAGATCCTGCGCCTCACCGGCCGGCCCATGTCGGCCCTGCTGGCCGAGCAGACCGCCGCCCCGCCGCCTTACCGTTTTCTCTCCCTGGCCCTGCTGCCTTCGGATCGGGGCGTGCTGCACCAGCGCATCGCCGAGCGCTTCGCCCAGATGCTCGACGCCGGGCTGGTGGGCGAGGTGGAAGGCCTGCGCACGCGCTACGCCCTGCACCCGGACCTGCCGTCGATGCGCTGCGTCGGCTACCGCCAGACCTGGGACATGCTCGACGGCCGCATCCCCCCGGGCGAACTGTGCGACCGGGGCATCTTCGCCACCCGCCAGTTGGCCAAGCGCCAGATCACCTGGCTGACCAACACCCTGGCCAACGAGGCCCTCGACTGCCTGCGCCCCGACCTGGCTGCTGCCGGCGAGGCCCGGGTGCGGGCCGTGATCGGCGCCTGA
- a CDS encoding DedA family protein, translating to MEFLSAFVDIVLHLDKHLAMLVQQYGPWIYAILFFIVFAETGLVVFPFLPGDSLLFVAGALAAVGGMDAPTLMVSLTLAAILGNSANYAIGRWLGPKVFARGGRFLNAENLAKTHAFYERHGGKAVVLSRFLPLFRTFVPFVAGVSSMNAARFTLFNVTGALGWVVSLTLAGYWFGNLPLVKNNLSLVIVAIIVLSFVPAGLEYLRHRRAGSA from the coding sequence ATGGAATTTCTCTCCGCCTTCGTCGATATCGTCCTGCACCTGGACAAGCACCTGGCCATGCTGGTGCAGCAGTACGGTCCCTGGATCTACGCCATCCTGTTCTTCATCGTCTTCGCCGAGACCGGGTTGGTGGTGTTCCCCTTCCTGCCCGGGGATTCCCTGCTCTTCGTCGCCGGGGCTCTGGCCGCCGTCGGCGGCATGGATGCGCCGACCCTGATGGTGTCCCTGACCCTGGCCGCCATCCTCGGCAACAGCGCCAACTACGCCATCGGCCGTTGGCTCGGCCCCAAGGTGTTCGCCCGGGGCGGCCGCTTCCTCAATGCCGAGAACCTGGCCAAGACCCACGCCTTCTACGAACGCCACGGTGGCAAGGCGGTGGTGCTGTCCCGCTTCCTGCCCCTGTTCCGCACCTTCGTGCCCTTCGTCGCCGGGGTGAGCAGCATGAACGCCGCCCGTTTCACCCTGTTCAACGTGACCGGTGCCCTGGGCTGGGTAGTGTCCCTGACCCTGGCCGGCTACTGGTTCGGCAACCTGCCCCTGGTCAAGAACAACCTGTCCCTGGTGATCGTGGCGATCATCGTCCTGTCCTTCGTTCCGGCCGGGCTGGAATACCTGCGTCATCGCCGCGCCGGCAGCGCCTGA
- a CDS encoding mechanosensitive ion channel family protein, translated as MNPEMLPGLLREVFNDIQEPSVLWQLTTVLAALFVGWLVRHHYRRFLMKGNAARWESLRSVATRVALPLTAYLLVVVARFFLKPHMHVSLLNLVSALLIAAVAVRLTIYVLRQAFDQSNALAPWERLIATCVWAGVALHITGLLPDVIAGLESVSFALGKQRFNLWDILHSTFTIGMALILGMWAGNLVELRLAKAEKLDSSVRVVMSRFLQALILVVTVLAAISMVGVDLTTFSIFGGALGVGLGFSLQRIASNYLSGFVILMDRSIRLGNVIALDANTSGVVTQITTRYTVLRSLAGTEFIVPNELLMTTIVQNQTYTDSRVFLKNAIQVAYGTDVEAAMAALVEAAASVPRVLKDPAPFPYLTAFADSGINLEVGFWIADPEAGTGSVRSAVNLAILRRFNEMKVEIPFPQREVRVVGEDGHPPPSPAVARAAAQAGG; from the coding sequence ATGAATCCGGAGATGCTGCCGGGCCTGCTGCGCGAGGTCTTCAACGATATCCAGGAACCGTCGGTACTGTGGCAGCTGACCACGGTGCTGGCGGCCCTGTTCGTCGGCTGGCTGGTGCGTCACCACTACCGCCGCTTCCTGATGAAGGGGAATGCGGCGCGCTGGGAGAGCCTGCGCTCGGTGGCCACCCGGGTGGCCCTGCCGCTGACGGCCTACCTCCTGGTGGTGGTGGCGCGCTTCTTCCTCAAGCCGCACATGCACGTCAGCCTGCTCAACCTGGTGTCGGCCCTGCTGATCGCCGCGGTGGCGGTGCGCCTGACCATCTACGTGCTGCGCCAGGCCTTCGACCAGTCCAACGCCCTGGCGCCCTGGGAGCGCTTGATTGCCACCTGCGTGTGGGCCGGGGTGGCGCTGCATATCACCGGCTTGCTGCCCGACGTGATTGCCGGGCTGGAGTCGGTCAGCTTCGCTTTGGGCAAGCAGCGCTTCAACCTGTGGGACATCCTGCACAGCACCTTCACCATCGGCATGGCCCTGATCCTGGGCATGTGGGCCGGCAACCTGGTGGAACTGCGCCTGGCGAAGGCCGAGAAGCTCGATTCCAGCGTGCGGGTGGTGATGTCCCGCTTCCTCCAGGCCCTGATCCTGGTGGTGACGGTGCTGGCGGCGATTTCCATGGTGGGGGTGGATCTCACCACCTTCTCCATCTTCGGCGGCGCCCTGGGCGTCGGTCTGGGCTTTTCGCTGCAGCGCATCGCCAGCAACTACCTGTCGGGCTTCGTCATCCTGATGGACCGCTCGATCCGCCTGGGCAACGTCATCGCCCTGGACGCCAACACCAGCGGCGTGGTGACCCAGATCACCACCCGCTACACGGTGCTGCGCTCCCTGGCCGGCACCGAGTTCATCGTGCCCAACGAGCTGCTGATGACCACCATCGTGCAGAACCAGACCTATACCGATTCCCGGGTGTTCCTCAAGAATGCCATCCAGGTGGCCTACGGTACCGATGTCGAGGCGGCCATGGCGGCCCTGGTCGAAGCGGCGGCCTCGGTGCCCCGGGTGCTCAAGGACCCGGCGCCGTTCCCCTACCTGACTGCCTTTGCCGATTCGGGCATCAACCTGGAAGTGGGCTTCTGGATCGCCGATCCCGAGGCCGGCACCGGCAGCGTGCGTTCGGCGGTGAATCTGGCGATCCTGCGCCGCTTCAACGAGATGAAGGTGGAAATCCCCTTCCCGCAGCGCGAGGTGCGGGTCGTGGGCGAAGATGGCCATCCACCGCCGTCGCCGGCAGTGGCCCGGGCTGCCGCCCAGGCCGGCGGCTGA
- a CDS encoding RsmB/NOP family class I SAM-dependent RNA methyltransferase has protein sequence MNRPTRKSNPSKTANAARRQGARSAGETRPTSRHAAAQQTDGARLPAGLMFHTAMVLGEVLTFAHPADAVVSRYFRENRTLGHNDRGFIAETVFLVLRRLRSLDAACQADGGGATPRRLILAALLRHRGMSTRELSEALGSGLTKAEAEWLPTLKAAKGEAEVPAAVRRDWPDWLNARLAAQLGESEADALAAALNRPAPLDLRVNTLKAERDAVLERLRADGIAAEPTPLSPLGIRLADKPALQRHPLFIDGSVEVQDEGSQLLGFLVAPKRGEMVMDLCAGAGGKTLMLGAQMKSLGRLYACDVSEKRLANLKPRLARSGLSNVHPIRIDNERDVKLSRLAGKLDRVLVDAPCSGLGTLRRNPDLKWRQGEGDVAELAAKQGAILAAAAKLVKPGGRLVYATCSLLAAENNEVADAFLAAHPGFVSVSAAEALARQGIDIAGAGERLELLPQRHGTDGFFAAVFERRVERAEATAAAAE, from the coding sequence ATGAATCGACCGACCCGCAAATCCAATCCCAGCAAGACCGCCAATGCCGCCCGTCGTCAGGGTGCCCGCTCCGCCGGCGAGACCCGTCCGACCAGCCGCCACGCGGCGGCCCAGCAGACCGACGGGGCGCGCCTGCCCGCGGGCCTGATGTTCCACACCGCCATGGTGTTGGGTGAGGTGCTGACCTTCGCCCATCCGGCCGATGCGGTGGTATCGCGCTACTTCCGTGAGAACCGTACCCTCGGCCATAACGACCGGGGCTTCATCGCCGAGACCGTGTTCCTGGTGTTGCGCCGCCTGCGCAGCCTGGACGCGGCCTGCCAGGCCGACGGCGGGGGCGCCACGCCGCGCCGCCTGATCCTGGCCGCCCTGCTGCGTCACCGCGGCATGAGCACGCGGGAGCTGAGCGAGGCCCTGGGCAGCGGCCTGACCAAGGCCGAAGCCGAGTGGCTGCCGACCCTGAAGGCGGCCAAGGGCGAGGCGGAGGTGCCCGCCGCGGTGCGCCGCGACTGGCCGGACTGGCTCAATGCGCGCTTGGCCGCCCAGCTCGGCGAGAGCGAGGCCGACGCCCTGGCGGCGGCGCTCAATCGGCCCGCGCCCCTGGATCTGCGCGTCAATACCCTCAAGGCCGAGCGCGACGCGGTGCTGGAGCGGCTGCGCGCTGACGGCATCGCCGCCGAGCCGACGCCCCTGTCGCCCCTGGGCATCCGCCTGGCCGACAAGCCGGCGCTGCAACGTCATCCCCTGTTCATCGACGGCAGCGTCGAAGTCCAGGACGAGGGCAGCCAGCTGCTCGGCTTCCTGGTGGCCCCCAAGCGTGGCGAGATGGTCATGGACCTGTGCGCCGGGGCCGGCGGCAAGACCCTCATGCTCGGCGCCCAGATGAAGTCCCTGGGCCGCCTCTACGCCTGCGATGTGTCGGAAAAGCGCCTGGCCAACCTCAAACCGCGCCTGGCCCGCTCCGGCCTGTCCAACGTCCATCCGATCCGCATCGACAACGAGCGGGACGTGAAGCTCTCGCGTCTGGCCGGCAAGCTCGACCGGGTGTTGGTGGATGCTCCCTGCTCGGGCCTTGGCACCCTGCGTCGCAACCCGGACCTGAAGTGGCGCCAGGGGGAGGGTGACGTGGCCGAGCTGGCGGCCAAGCAGGGCGCCATTCTGGCGGCCGCGGCCAAGCTGGTGAAGCCGGGCGGCCGCCTGGTGTACGCCACCTGCAGCCTGCTGGCGGCGGAAAACAACGAGGTGGCCGACGCCTTCCTCGCCGCCCATCCGGGCTTCGTGTCGGTGTCGGCGGCCGAGGCACTGGCACGCCAGGGCATCGACATTGCCGGCGCTGGCGAGCGTCTGGAGCTGTTGCCCCAGCGCCACGGTACCGACGGCTTTTTCGCCGCCGTGTTCGAACGCCGCGTGGAACGGGCCGAAGCGACGGCCGCTGCCGCCGAATAA
- the purN gene encoding phosphoribosylglycinamide formyltransferase has translation MSSPTLSPARNKLAVVVLISGRGSNMEAILAASDAPDYPARVVGVVSNRPDAAGLATAQARGIPTRVVNHKDFPAGEAGRAPFDAALAEAVDSLAPDLVVLAGFMRILTPGFVSRYEGRLMNIHPSLLPSFPGLHTHRRALEEGVRVHGCTVHFVTAKLDHGPIILQAAVPVLDGDTEPTLSARVLAEEHRIYPRAVAWFAAGRLSVVDGRVQVAGSASQSGAVLHSPSGA, from the coding sequence ATGTCTTCCCCGACCCTTTCCCCCGCCCGCAACAAACTGGCCGTCGTCGTCCTCATTTCCGGACGGGGCAGCAACATGGAGGCCATCCTCGCCGCCAGCGACGCTCCTGACTACCCGGCCCGGGTGGTGGGTGTGGTCTCCAACCGACCCGATGCCGCGGGCCTGGCCACCGCCCAGGCCCGCGGCATCCCCACCCGGGTGGTGAACCACAAGGATTTTCCCGCCGGCGAGGCCGGGCGCGCGCCCTTCGACGCGGCCTTGGCCGAGGCAGTGGACAGCCTGGCACCGGACCTGGTGGTGCTGGCCGGCTTCATGCGCATCCTCACCCCGGGCTTCGTGTCCCGCTACGAGGGCCGCCTGATGAACATCCATCCCTCGCTGCTGCCCTCCTTCCCCGGCCTCCATACGCATCGTCGCGCCCTGGAAGAGGGGGTGCGCGTCCATGGTTGCACGGTGCACTTCGTCACCGCCAAGCTCGACCACGGGCCGATCATTCTGCAGGCCGCCGTGCCGGTGCTCGATGGCGACACCGAGCCGACCCTGTCCGCCCGGGTGCTGGCCGAGGAGCACCGCATCTATCCCCGGGCCGTAGCCTGGTTTGCCGCCGGGCGCCTGAGCGTGGTCGATGGCCGCGTCCAGGTCGCCGGTAGCGCCAGCCAGTCCGGAGCCGTCCTGCATTCGCCGAGCGGGGCCTGA
- a CDS encoding DUF3108 domain-containing protein: MPIALLIALVASLGLHTAALFGPDLELPGLHDEIDHEPPLRAELLPPPPRAVPAPPVTGPRAAGAQRRAARRLPRPTRPLLATPAAGGDVPAVAVGGGNGREYGGRTAEPGAGEGDLSALHAVAPASLPDEVRIRYAVFRGEPGFELGRTRLSWESHAAAPADASGVATPRRYRAAMTTETAGLAALIKPVQVTQESQGDVTAAGLKPRHFFTARDGRRQDWADFDWGGDVQAGIPDQDSARVSYAKGDATVERGAQDFLSLFFQFAWLPGFPLMPSYSLTVATGKKISQQLIIVQGEEIVEIPAGTFRTLHVKTEDSEPIELWLALDYYALPVKMRYTDRRGDRYDQLAVDIRSSAPAAPATPPAPPNANAASRDAVAPTTGPAQP; the protein is encoded by the coding sequence ATGCCCATCGCCCTGCTCATCGCCCTGGTCGCCTCCCTAGGCCTGCATACGGCGGCGCTGTTCGGCCCGGACCTGGAGTTGCCCGGGCTGCACGACGAGATCGACCATGAGCCGCCGTTGCGCGCCGAACTGCTGCCGCCTCCCCCTCGCGCCGTGCCTGCGCCGCCGGTGACGGGGCCGCGGGCTGCGGGGGCGCAACGCCGCGCCGCCCGACGCCTGCCCCGCCCGACGCGGCCGTTGCTGGCCACGCCGGCCGCCGGTGGGGACGTCCCGGCGGTCGCCGTCGGGGGCGGGAACGGGCGCGAATATGGGGGACGCACCGCCGAGCCGGGGGCAGGGGAAGGGGATCTGTCGGCGCTTCACGCCGTGGCTCCGGCCAGCCTGCCGGACGAGGTGCGCATCCGCTATGCGGTGTTCCGCGGCGAGCCGGGCTTCGAGTTGGGCCGCACCCGGCTCAGCTGGGAGAGCCACGCGGCGGCGCCGGCCGATGCCAGTGGTGTTGCTACACCGCGCCGTTACCGGGCCGCCATGACGACCGAAACCGCCGGCCTGGCGGCGCTGATCAAGCCGGTGCAGGTCACCCAGGAAAGCCAGGGCGACGTCACTGCCGCGGGGCTGAAGCCGCGCCATTTCTTCACGGCCCGGGATGGGCGGCGCCAGGACTGGGCCGATTTCGACTGGGGCGGCGACGTCCAGGCCGGCATTCCCGACCAGGACAGCGCCCGGGTCAGCTATGCCAAGGGCGATGCCACCGTGGAGCGGGGTGCCCAGGATTTTCTCAGCCTGTTCTTCCAGTTCGCCTGGCTGCCCGGATTTCCCCTGATGCCGTCCTATAGCCTGACGGTGGCCACCGGCAAGAAGATTTCTCAACAACTGATCATCGTGCAAGGGGAAGAAATCGTGGAGATTCCCGCCGGCACTTTTCGTACACTCCACGTCAAGACCGAGGACAGCGAGCCCATCGAACTGTGGCTGGCCCTCGATTACTACGCCCTGCCGGTCAAAATGCGTTATACCGACCGGCGCGGCGACCGCTACGACCAACTCGCGGTGGACATCCGCAGCAGCGCGCCTGCTGCGCCGGCCACTCCGCCCGCGCCACCCAATGCCAACGCCGCGTCCCGCGACGCGGTGGCCCCGACTACCGGACCCGCCCAGCCATGA
- a CDS encoding ATP-binding protein, with protein sequence MSAATPDAKPSKPRIRSRLPMLPRGRYSLSRLFFNFYLFVMGSFVLIAFFADIVINTALQGITDDYARRFMRGTILLIEEELNRHPAAEWPDTLKRLDDKFSYRLALVKRNQMRLAEAQLDRLDSGDIAIDNVKDVMYHRLTKHADLVLEVGPLSPDRNPEMKRTIPLELRIRLLTWSIIGVGFGVVAWLWLRPIWRDLESIRETAKSLAEGEFAARAPLPRTRTFALLARTLNGMAERIQRLIATQKEMSSAISHELRTPIARLRFALDMLGETEERAERERLWAGMEADLDELDTLIDSSLTYARLEREQPEPVLAPVTLRPWLEDQLAAVRPLAGALRLELDAGQLDERQQVAFDRKVMPFALSNLLRNGVKYAKSGIVIRPELDPASGWVRLHVDDDGIGIPADEREHIFTAFTRLDRSRDRATGGYGLGLAIARQVMEAHGGSATAGESPEGGARLTLAWPGLAYLTTKDECDG encoded by the coding sequence ATGTCCGCCGCCACTCCCGACGCCAAGCCGAGCAAACCCCGCATCCGCAGCCGCCTGCCGATGCTGCCCCGGGGCCGCTACTCCCTGTCCCGGCTGTTCTTCAACTTCTACCTGTTCGTGATGGGGTCCTTCGTCCTCATCGCCTTCTTCGCCGACATCGTCATCAACACGGCCCTGCAGGGGATCACCGACGACTACGCGCGGCGCTTCATGCGCGGCACCATCCTGCTCATCGAAGAAGAACTGAACCGGCACCCGGCGGCGGAATGGCCGGATACCCTGAAGCGCCTCGACGACAAGTTTTCCTACCGCCTCGCCCTGGTCAAACGCAACCAGATGCGCCTGGCCGAAGCCCAGCTCGACCGGCTCGACAGCGGCGACATCGCCATCGACAACGTCAAGGACGTGATGTACCACCGCCTCACCAAGCACGCCGACCTGGTGCTCGAAGTTGGCCCCCTGTCGCCGGACCGCAACCCGGAGATGAAGCGCACCATTCCCTTGGAACTGCGCATCCGCCTGCTCACCTGGAGCATCATCGGCGTCGGCTTCGGCGTGGTCGCCTGGCTGTGGCTGCGCCCCATCTGGCGCGACCTGGAATCGATCCGCGAGACCGCCAAGTCCCTGGCCGAGGGCGAATTCGCCGCCCGCGCCCCCCTGCCCCGCACCCGCACCTTCGCCCTGCTGGCGCGGACCCTGAATGGCATGGCCGAGCGCATCCAGCGGCTGATCGCCACGCAAAAGGAAATGTCCTCGGCCATCTCCCACGAACTGCGCACCCCTATCGCCCGGCTGCGCTTCGCCCTCGACATGCTCGGCGAAACCGAGGAACGGGCCGAGCGCGAGCGGCTGTGGGCGGGCATGGAAGCCGATCTGGATGAATTGGACACCCTGATCGACTCCAGCCTGACCTACGCCCGCCTGGAGCGGGAACAGCCGGAGCCGGTCCTCGCCCCGGTGACCCTGCGCCCCTGGCTGGAAGACCAGCTCGCCGCAGTGCGCCCCCTGGCCGGCGCCCTGCGCCTGGAGCTCGATGCCGGGCAGCTCGATGAACGGCAGCAGGTCGCCTTCGACCGCAAGGTGATGCCCTTCGCCCTGTCCAACCTGCTGCGCAACGGCGTCAAGTACGCCAAGAGCGGCATCGTCATCCGTCCCGAGCTGGACCCGGCCAGCGGCTGGGTACGATTGCACGTGGACGACGACGGCATCGGCATTCCCGCCGACGAGCGGGAACACATTTTCACCGCCTTCACCCGCCTCGACCGCTCCCGGGACCGGGCCACCGGCGGCTACGGCCTGGGCCTGGCCATCGCCCGCCAGGTGATGGAGGCCCACGGTGGCAGCGCCACCGCCGGCGAATCCCCGGAGGGCGGTGCCCGTCTGACCCTGGCCTGGCCAGGGCTGGCGTACCTGACGACCAAGGACGAATGCGACGGCTGA